The following are from one region of the Silene latifolia isolate original U9 population chromosome 9, ASM4854445v1, whole genome shotgun sequence genome:
- the LOC141599184 gene encoding wall-associated receptor kinase 5-like: protein MTHLFSKLHDLLLLFLCFSMAKAALSTDNDPPISKPGCQTKCGNLTVPYPFGIGVGQDGLLCALSSHYIVTCNTTFSPAKPFIGTGNLDITEIIDTKIRIKNSVDRRCYNSQLYKAGKTWIDLREYPMVFSDTENKFTAVGCNTFAVIGGVRGQNFISGCIATCSNSSVVTDGSCSGIGCCQTAIPKGVKSYEIGLKELINDTDVFNYNPCSYGFLAEYKTFIFNVTDLNDIGFKNRTRDSVPVVLDWYIGEGQTCAVAKRNKSSYACQANTNCSEFVSGSSKGYRCSCLSGYQGNPYLGPAGCTDIDECANPKMNCCSNTCHNTGGSFYCSCPKGYSGDGMTKGSGCRMLTDPRNNSQFAIKFSLGMSFGVLICMSLIALMYFSIRRKKLIKMREKFFENNGGMLLKQQLAPYEGSEKSNGSFKIYSSDELKSITSNYSEARILGKGGYGIVYKGILEDGSAVAVKISKFVDQTQIEQFINEVAILTQINHRNVVRLKGCCLETQVPVLVYEYISNGTLFEHIHRKGGAYWLTWRNCIRLAMEAANALSYLHSAASPPIIHRDVKSSNILIDDSFKAKISDFGASRLISIDQTEVTTLVLGTRGYLDPEYFQTSVLTEKSDVYSFGVLLAELLTKQPPLCLERKVEERNLAGYFLKALKEDRLLDVLDPQLVSESDEEQLFDVAKLVKNCLSVKGEDRPTMSEVAARLEGLKNRINHPWLGQSYDDSTSLLGHQDLYPSCSSDNNPSTGEASGQNVMLVEISPLPR, encoded by the exons ATGACCCACCTATTTAGCAAGCTCCATGACTTGCTTCTTCTCTTCTTATGCTTTAGCATGGCGAAAGCCGCGCTTTCCACTGATAATGACCCACCTATTTCAAAACCGGGTTGCCAAACTAAATGTGGGAACTTGACTGTTCCCTACCCATTTGGCATTGGGGTTGGGCAAGACGGGTTACTGTGTGCCCTTTCAAGTCACTACATTGTGACGTGCAACACAACATTTAGCCCGGCAAAGCCCTTCATTGGTACGGGCAACCTTGATATAACCGAGATAATTGACACCAAAATTCGAATCAAGAACTCGGTGGATAGAAGGTGCTACAATAGCCAGCTATACAAAGCCGGTAAAACATGGATTGACCTACGAGAGTACCCGATGGTATTCTCTGATACTGAAAACAAGTTTACAGCCGTTGGATGTAACACTTTCGCTGTAATCGGCGGCGTCAGAGGCCAGAACTTCATAAGTGGATGCATTGCAACCTGCTCCAACTCCTCTGTGGTGACTGACGGGTCATGCTCAGGGATTGGTTGCTGCCAAACCGCTATTCCTAAGGGTGTCAAAAGTTATGAAATTGGCTTAAAAGAGCTAATTAATGACACTGATGTTTTCAACTATAATCCCTGTAGTTATGGCTTTTTAGCCGAGTATAAGACATTCATCTTCAATGTTACGGATCTAAATGACATCGGGTTTAAAAATAGAACTCGAGACAGTGTCCCGGTTGTGCTTGACTGGTACATTGGGGAAGGTCAGACTTGTGCAGTAGCTAAAAGGAACAAGTCAAGTTATGCCTGTCAAGCTAATACTAATTGCAGTGAGTTTGTGAGTGGCAGTTCAAAAGGATACCGTTGTAGTTGCCTCTCTGGTTATCAGGGTAATCCATATCTGGGTCCTGCTGGATGCACAG ATATTGATGAATGTGCGAATCCAAAAATGAACTGCTGCTCAAATACTTGTCATAATACCGGTGGAAGTTTCTATTGCTCCTGCCCTAAAGGATATTCTGGCGATGGTATGACCAAAGGAAGTGGTTGCAGAATGCTAACAGATCCTCGTAACAATTCCCAATTTGCTATCAAATTCAGCCTCG GAATGAGCTTTGGAGTCTTAATTTGCATGTCACTTATCGCGTTAATGTATTTTTCTATTAGGAGGAAGAAGCTTATCAAAATGAGAGAGAAATTCTTCGAGAATAATGGAGGAATGTTATTGAAACAACAACTTGCTCCTTACGAAGGGAGCGAGAAGAGCAACGGATCATTCAAAATATACTCCTCAGACGAACTAAAATCAATAACCAGTAATTATAGTGAAGCTCGTATTTTAGGCAAGGGAGGTTACGGAATTGTATATAAAGGCATTTTAGAGGATGGTAGTGCAGTTGCAGTCAAAATATCAAAATTCGTTGATCAAACTCAAATTGAGCAATTTATTAACGAAGTCGCTATTCTCACTCAGATCAACCATCGGAATGTGGTAAGGCTCAAAGGATGCTGCTTGGAGACTCAAGTTCCGGTCCTAGTTTATGAGTACATCTCCAATGGAACATTGTTCGAGCATATCCATAGAAAAGGGGGCGCTTATTGGCTTACCTGGAGAAATTGCATAAGGCTCGCCATGGAGGCAGCTAATGCTCTATCTTACCTACACTCAGCAGCATCACCTCCAATTATACACAGAGATGTCAAGTCGTCCAACATTTTGATCGATGATAGCTTTAAAGCTAAGATATCTGATTTTGGAGCCTCGAGATTAATATCTATTGATCAAACTGAAGTAACAACATTGGTGCTAGGGACACGAGGCTACTTGGATCCAGAGTACTTTCAGACAAGCGTGCTAACAGAAAAGAGCGATGTCTATAGCTTTGGGGTTCTTCTGGCTGAGCTACTAACCAAACAACCGCCTCTATGCCTAGAGAGAAAAGTCGAAGAGAGAAATTTGGCCGGGTATTTTCTCAAGGCATTAAAAGAGGATCGATTGTTAGATGTCCTCGATCCTCAGTTAGTAAGCGAAAGTGATGAAGAGCAGCTCTTTGATGTGGCTAAGCTGGTGAAGAATTGTCTTAGTGTCAAAGGCGAAGACAGGCCTACTATGAGTGAAGTGGCCGCTCGTTTGGAGGGTTTGAAGAATCGAATAAATCATCCATGGTTGGGCCAGAGCTATGACGATTCAACGAGCCTACTAGGCCATCAGGATCTTTATCCCAGTTGCTCAAGTGATAACAATCCAAGTACAGGGGAAGCATCGGGACAGAATGTTATGCTGGTTGAAATTAGCCCATTACCTCGTTGA
- the LOC141599185 gene encoding nuclear transport factor 2B-like, producing the protein MNPEEIARAFVEHYYSTFDTNRSGLASLYQENSMLTFEGQPFMGAQNIVGKLAGLPFDQCKHHISTTDCQPSGPPGALIVFVSGNLQLAGEQHPLKFSQMFHLMPTPQGSFYVQNDIFRLNYA; encoded by the exons ATGAATCCAGAAGAAATAGCAAGAGCATTTGTAGAACATTATTACTCAACTTTTGACACAAATAGATCAGGATTAGCAAGTTTATACCAAGAAAACTCCATGTTAACTTTTGAAGGACAACCTTTCATGGGTGCTCAAAATATTGTTGGTAAATTGGCAGGTTTACCCTTTGATCAATGTAAACATCATATTAGTACTACTGATTGTCAACCTTCTGGTCCACCTGGTGCTCTTATTGTTTTTGTTAGTGGTAATCTTCAGCTTGCTGGTGAACAACATCCTCTTAAGTTCAGTCAG ATGTTCCATTTGATGCCAACACCACAAGGGAGCTTCTACGTCCAGAATGACATCTTCAGGCTGAACTATGCATGA
- the LOC141600619 gene encoding anthocyanidin 3-O-glucosyltransferase 2-like: MGCFEEDQDKEIAKGLEKSEHRFILTLRKPPPVGTSGAPCDNGFLDALPEGFVDRTKRRGKIIGWALQVEVLAHPAVGGFVSHCGCNSILESLWFGVPIATWLLGAEQQLNSFGLASEGVRTSRRNKNGLL, from the coding sequence ATGGGATGCTTTGAGGAGGACCAAGATAAAGAGATAGCTAAGGGTCTTGAGAAATCGGAACATCGATTTATTTTGACCCTTAGAAAGCCGCCTCCGGTTGGAACGTCAGGCGCCCCTTGTGACAATGGGTTCTTAGACGCCCTCCCTGAGGGATTCGTTGATCGCACGAAACGTAGAGGAAAAATCATAGGATGGGCCCTACAAGTCGAGGTATTGGCTCATCCTGCTGTAGGAGGATTTGTGTCACATTGTGGATGTAACTCAATTTTAGAAAGTTTGTGGTTCGGAGTTCCCATTGCTACATGGCTATTGGGCGCGGAGCAACAATTGAACTCATTTGGGTTAGCTAGTGAAGGAGTTAGAACTAGCCGTAGAAATAAGAATGGATTATTATAG
- the LOC141602442 gene encoding uncharacterized protein LOC141602442, giving the protein MHNWASPLIASALFAFLQPGLIIQVPGKQQPVGFMNMKTSFASILLHVVIYGLLLMLFLVVLDIHIYA; this is encoded by the coding sequence ATGCACAACTGGGCATCGCCACTGATAGCATCAGCGTTGTTTGCGTTCCTGCAACCGGGGTTGATCATTCAAGTACCTGGAAAGCAGCAGCCAGTTGGGTTCATGAATATGAAGACCAGTTTCGCTTCTAttcttttacatgttgttatcTATGGTTTGCTTCTTATGTTGTTCCTCGTTGTTCTTGATATTCATATTTATGCCTGA
- the LOC141602443 gene encoding uncharacterized protein LOC141602443, producing MADWGPVFVAVVLFIILTPGLLVTIPGRNKAVEFSGFHTSGPAILVHSLIYFALICIFLLAINIHVYMG from the coding sequence ATGGCGGATTGGGGGCCGGTGTTTGTGGCTGTGGTGCTTTTCATAATACTTACGCCAGGGCTACTTGTTACGATCCCTGGCCGGAATAAGGCGGTGGAGTTCAGTGGCTTCCATACTAGTGGTCCCGCCATTTTGGTTCATTCCCTCATCTATTTCGCTTTAATCTGTATCTTCTTACTGGCCATTAACATTCATGTCTATATGGGCTAA